A genomic region of Nostoc sp. UHCC 0702 contains the following coding sequences:
- a CDS encoding DUF262 domain-containing protein, whose translation MNDKISVKPDTIYLEDLLDDIANGGYRIPIFQRDFVWKSSQMLDLFDSILKGYPIGSLLFWKTKDYKTKDQIGPYIIKQEDSDDTKYVLDGFQRISTLFGVLTNPKEYKEKNNAELKNFLIYFDIKENSFSYIKNKKDQNIFSIPLYDIYDNRELFNLLRELDKEDITEVDKNRYIDNARNLHSILHKYKLPYVEIRGGDIRSAVVIFSRINSTGTEISEDFMLSALSYNVGTGFLLSDSITEFLNSLNAYNFEDLKRDTILNCISNAKGKIYFDVKIEDLLNRDLEPDLELLTKNAYTHIKKAVEFLYKKLFVIDIRLLPYPTQLIFISEYFRLNPEPTLEQCKALKNWFWVTTYSNYFTAYSISQQRSAYQEFCKFAQGEHPDGIYKVNSDAPLTTAKYPDKLNFTGVRPKALQLFYLKSIIGDNEIQDREGLKEIFISSSSKKDRNPANIILRLSSEFEENKERKQIKNFIETSSTHLLDKHFITEEMVDLYKQDRIDDFISKRESYLKLKESKFVEKMEIRYTN comes from the coding sequence ATGAATGATAAAATAAGTGTAAAACCCGATACTATATATCTTGAAGACTTATTGGATGATATAGCTAATGGAGGATATAGAATTCCTATATTCCAACGAGATTTTGTTTGGAAATCTTCTCAAATGCTTGACCTATTTGATAGCATTTTAAAAGGTTATCCAATAGGTAGTTTATTGTTTTGGAAGACCAAAGACTATAAAACTAAAGACCAAATAGGCCCTTACATCATAAAACAAGAAGATAGCGACGATACTAAATATGTTTTGGACGGATTTCAACGAATATCTACATTATTTGGAGTACTGACGAATCCCAAAGAGTATAAAGAAAAAAATAACGCTGAACTAAAGAATTTTTTAATTTATTTTGATATCAAAGAAAATAGCTTTAGCTATATAAAAAATAAAAAAGATCAAAATATATTTTCGATTCCTCTATATGATATTTATGATAATCGTGAATTGTTTAATTTGCTTCGTGAATTAGATAAAGAAGATATTACAGAAGTTGATAAAAACAGATACATTGATAATGCAAGAAATTTACATAGCATTTTACATAAATATAAATTACCTTATGTGGAAATAAGGGGAGGAGATATAAGAAGTGCTGTTGTAATCTTTTCAAGAATAAATTCAACAGGAACAGAAATTTCTGAAGACTTTATGCTTTCAGCACTTAGCTATAATGTAGGAACAGGATTCTTGCTGAGTGATTCGATTACTGAATTCCTTAATAGCTTAAATGCTTACAATTTTGAAGATTTGAAAAGAGATACCATTTTAAATTGTATTTCTAATGCAAAGGGAAAAATATATTTTGATGTAAAAATAGAAGATTTATTGAATCGAGATTTAGAACCAGATTTGGAATTGTTAACGAAGAATGCATACACACATATCAAAAAAGCAGTAGAGTTTTTATATAAAAAATTATTTGTAATAGATATTCGTTTATTGCCCTATCCAACTCAGTTAATTTTTATTTCGGAATATTTCAGGCTTAATCCAGAGCCTACACTTGAGCAATGTAAAGCATTAAAAAATTGGTTTTGGGTAACAACTTATTCAAACTACTTTACAGCGTATTCTATAAGTCAACAAAGAAGTGCTTATCAAGAATTCTGTAAGTTCGCACAAGGAGAACATCCCGATGGAATTTACAAAGTTAATAGCGATGCGCCTTTAACTACAGCTAAGTATCCAGATAAATTAAATTTTACAGGTGTAAGACCAAAGGCGTTACAATTATTTTATTTAAAATCAATTATTGGAGATAATGAAATTCAAGATAGAGAAGGATTAAAAGAAATTTTTATTTCTTCTTCTTCAAAGAAAGATAGAAATCCAGCTAATATTATTCTGAGGTTATCATCTGAATTTGAAGAAAATAAAGAGAGGAAACAAATTAAAAATTTCATTGAAACCTCTTCAACTCATCTTTTGGATAAGCATTTCATTACAGAAGAAATGGTTGATTTATATAAACAAGATAGAATAGATGATTTTATTTCAAAAAGAGAGAGTTATTTGAAATTAAAAGAAAGTAAGTTTGTAGAAAAAATGGAAATTAGATATACCAATTAA